CCGTCGGAGCGAAAGTCGGTGTCGATGATGTCGTCCGCGACCTCGACCGAAGCCACCTCTACGCCATCGCCCGAAGCCAACACCAGCGATGAGCCGCGCACAAAGGCCACCAAGCTGGCATCGGCGTCTGTGGACGGCATTTGCCCCGGCCCCAGCGAAGTCTTCGATCCGTCCGATCCGATGCGGACTATTCGCGTCGAACCCGACGAAGTCAGCTCGGCGAAGACCGTGCGCGCACCACCGCTGTCGAAGCGGCCGAATGTTTCGGAGTCGGCGGGATCTGCCCCCGGCTGCAGGGGTTCGACACGTGCCAACGTCGTCTCGTCGTCGCCTCGGATCTGGCGGATGGATCCGCCGTCGGAGAGCAGTAGAACGTCGGGAAACAGCAGCTCTACGCTGCTTGTGCCTGCCTCGACATCATCGGCGCGGGGCAGACTGGCGGGCGCTGAGTCGTCGGGCGCTGTGCTTGTGGGCGCGGACGACCCCGTTTCGCCAGGACTGGACGTTGGTGGCGACGCTTCGTTCGAACTGCCCCCGGTGCAGGCACCGCCCACCAATGCCGCCGACACCAGGAGCCCGAACGCCGTGAAGCGTTTGGATTTCCCGAGCTGTTTCATTGCAATGCCTCTCGTGTCGCCCGCAGGGCGGACTCACGAGTATCCAGTCGGCATCAGCAACCCATCAGATAACGCTTTCTGAATCGGGCGGCTCTGGGTTGGCTGTTTCTCAGTCGAGAGCCGAGGCTATCCCCGAGGCCAAGTCGGGCTCGCCGAACACGAATCCGTCGCCTAGCAAGACACTGGGCGAGGCGGCACACGACTGAAAGATCAGCTCCTCGGCCATCTGGCCCATCAGCAGCTCGAGCGCGAACCGCGGAGTGGGCACGAACGACGGCCGGCCGAGCTGGCTGGCGAGTTCTTTGGCGATCTCGTACTGCGAGGCTGCGTTGGGAGAGGTCAGGTTCACAGGACCCTCGAGCTCGGAATGGATCAGGTGAACGATGGCCCGAGCCTCGTCGCGAAGGCTGATCCAGCTCCACATCTGGCGACCAGATCCCAGCTTTCCGCCGACGAACAACTTGGTGGCCAGGATCAGGGGCTTCATGGCCCCGCCACCGGGATCGAGCACGATTCCGGTGCGGGGGTGCACAACCCTGATGCCGGCGGCGCGTGCTGGGTCGGCGGCAGCTTCCCAGTCGACACACAGCTGGGCCAAGAACCCGTCGCCCACCGGTGCAGACTCGTCGACCACGCGGTCGCCACAATCGCCATAGAAACCCACTGCGGAGCCGCTCACGAACACCTTTGGGGGGCTGTCGAGACCGGCGATAGTGGTGGCCAGCAGGTCGGTCGACACGGTTCGGCTCTCGCGAATACGACGCTTCTTCGAGTCTGTCCAACGGCCGGCGATGGTCTCGCCGGCCAGGTGCACGACGGCGTCTGCGCCCTCGAGGGCCGCTGCGTCGATCTGGCGTGCGTCCAGATCCCACTGAACCAGGCCCTCACCGGAGCGCCGCGATACGCCGAGAACCTCGTGGCCTTCGGCCTCCAGCAAGTCCTTGACGGCAGAGCCGATGAGTCCGGTGATTCCAGTGATTACGACCTTCACAGTCCGGTCCAACACCGACCGAGCGCCGTCTATTTCATGGTCGGATCACGTCGCATCGATGGCGGTGATCGGATCGGCCAGGTTGAGGTCTGCGATCGAGCCCTGGAACTGGCGGTCCGAGAAGTTGAACACACCACCATCGGAGGCGACCAGCAGATAGCCGGTGCCGTAGGGCACCATGCCGTTGATCGGCTGGTCGAGGCTGCCCCCGGCGGGAAGCACCTGAGGTATCGATCCCCGGAAACCGGCGCCGAAGGCGAACACACCACCGTCGCTTGCCACCAGCCAATAGCCCGTTCCGTCGGGGTCTGGCGTTATGCCCACAACTGGACCGTCGAGTGTGACCCCCGGCAACACCTGCGGAACCGAGCCGGCGAACTTGGCGTCGCCGAATGCGAAGATGCCACCGTCGGAGCCGACCAGGTAGTAGCCGAGCCCGGTCGGGGTTGCCGCGGCATCGATGATGTCGCCGGCCAGATTCAAGCCGGTGGCGTCGCCGTGATAGCCCGCCGTGCCGAATCCGACAACGCGTCCCAGGCTGGTGACGATCCAGTACCCCGAGCCGTTCGGCGACACCGCAATGGTGGTTGCGCGCTCGCCTGCGCCCAGCGCGCCCTCTAGATCGCCGAGGTCGGAGGCGGCCCCGAATGCGAACACCCGGCCCTGCTGATCGAGGATCCAGTAACCGTTTCCAGACGGATGCAACGCCAGGGCAAGGGCGCTGGTGGTGTTGGCGTTGCCCAGGTTCTGGATCTCGCCAAACGGATACACCACCCCGGTCGAGGTCACCACGGCATACCCCTCCAGCGACGGCGCAACCGTCGTAGTGGTGGTACTCGTCGTGGTGGTGGTTGTGGTGCTGGTCGTCGTGGTTGTGGTGCTGGTGGTCGTGGTTGTGGTGGTCGGCAGCGGCACGCCACCACCCAAACTGACCGATATCGGACTGGTTGCTGCTTCGACCAGCGGTGAAATGCCCGCATAGGCGGCTTGGTCGACCATTCCCACGGCAAACGTCCGCAAGCCGGTCATGGTCTGGGTCAGGCCATTTCGCCCCAAGCCCAGCACGGTCATGGCGTCCTCGTGGTCACGGTACGAATCTGCCGCCGAGTCGTCGTCGAGGTTGGCAATCCAGATGGCCCGACCATCGGCACTGTCGGCCACCGCAACCCACTCGGGAGCAGCTACGTCACCGGTGAAGGTGGCGAGTGCACCGTTGGTGGCTCCGTTGCTGCGAATGACCGTGTCGGAGGCTTCGAGGGTGCCGCCCGGAGTGCCCTCGTACAAGAACCAGTAGTCGGCCCCCGCCGGTGTCTTCAGCAACTCCATGGTTGCGTGGCGCTTGAAGATGCTCCAGCGAACCTTCCACTTGCCGTCGAGGCTCGTAGAAGTGAACACGGCACGCAGGGGGCCCTGGGATTGGACGCTGGTGACGGCTACGTCGTGACCCGGATGGAACTGTGTGTCGGGATACTCGAGGTTGGGCAGGCCGCGGAACATTCCGGCCGAGCCCGTCGCCGTCGACCAGTTGATCCAATCGTCTCCGCCGGCCACGATCGACGAGAAGCCACCGCCGGCGGTGTCGTACCACCACTGGGCCGTCGAGTTGGTGATGCGGTACGCGGCTCGTCCCTGGTCTGTGGTGTTCGTCACCATCGACACCCGGCCCAGCCCGCTGTGATCGACAGGCGTGTACGAGCCAGACGACGCTGTGGTGCGGAAATAGACCTGATAGTGCCGTTGGGTGCTGGTGGTGCTGGTCAGCAGCAGAACCAT
Above is a genomic segment from Acidimicrobiales bacterium containing:
- a CDS encoding TIGR01777 family oxidoreductase; this translates as MKVVITGITGLIGSAVKDLLEAEGHEVLGVSRRSGEGLVQWDLDARQIDAAALEGADAVVHLAGETIAGRWTDSKKRRIRESRTVSTDLLATTIAGLDSPPKVFVSGSAVGFYGDCGDRVVDESAPVGDGFLAQLCVDWEAAADPARAAGIRVVHPRTGIVLDPGGGAMKPLILATKLFVGGKLGSGRQMWSWISLRDEARAIVHLIHSELEGPVNLTSPNAASQYEIAKELASQLGRPSFVPTPRFALELLMGQMAEELIFQSCAASPSVLLGDGFVFGEPDLASGIASALD